Proteins encoded within one genomic window of Haladaptatus sp. QDMS2:
- a CDS encoding cbb3-type cytochrome c oxidase subunit I gives MTFDDRPTTDEANGVETDGGLPTTDAERDLEPAETETGLPPTSSVKRWLVTTNHKDIGILYTVTALFFLVFGGILALLIRVQLWTPGPSILSASAYNQTVSLHGLIMVFWFLSPLAFGFANYVVPLQLGAKDLAFPRLNSLSYWLYLASGLLLGVSFFQEGTFSGGWTMYAPLNAPVFTPEVGASTAILALMLFVASVTVSSVNFLTTMHRMRAKGLTLRRMPLFSWTILLTVWMMLFAFAALLAALIILLSDRLLGTTYFFDNPAGSVLWAHLFWFFGHPEVYIVFFPALGVMAETFQTFTGRRLVGRRWFIAAMVLVAIQSFMVWMHHMFLTSINLQIKTLFMATTIGISLPFDLMVFALIYTMIKGRIRFTTPFLFSFGALLLFIIGGITGVFLGAVVLDYEFRGTYWVVAHFHYVMVGGVTALFGGLYYWFPKMSGRMYNEFLGKVHFVLYFVGFNLLYFPMFIAWETPRRVFEYNVALITWHQLATVGGFILGASFLVMFYNLTTSLWAGEKADDNPWTYATTAEWAVSSPPPLDNFPGTPSYGSGILTFDKTPEATDGGEVTDGGVVDAHDHHASHASIWPFVIGVAAFFTFLGLSGFHQGELEPGFAGGFYVVVGVTGFVLGLAALVYMGLEEFHGPAEPMGERWPFANIENTKLGVWIFLASDVVLFGAFIGSYVFIRVAFGWVEWEPVPHDPIPGLVNTYLLLTSSFSIVLALVAAHKKSRRGLLAALTATFLLGIGFLINKGIEWVELFHEGLWLSTNVRTSTFFLTTGLHAAHVIVGLVIILYLLARTWRGAYMGEGRSIEYFGLYWHFVDIVWLFLFPLFYIL, from the coding sequence ATGACATTCGACGACCGACCGACGACTGACGAGGCGAACGGGGTGGAAACCGACGGCGGCCTGCCGACGACGGACGCAGAGCGCGACCTCGAACCCGCAGAGACAGAGACGGGGCTCCCGCCCACCTCCTCGGTCAAACGCTGGCTCGTCACGACGAACCACAAGGACATCGGGATCCTCTACACCGTCACGGCGCTGTTCTTCCTCGTGTTCGGGGGCATCCTCGCACTGCTCATCCGCGTGCAGTTGTGGACGCCCGGCCCGAGCATCCTCTCTGCGTCGGCGTACAACCAGACGGTCTCGCTGCACGGCCTCATCATGGTGTTCTGGTTCCTCTCGCCGCTCGCGTTCGGCTTTGCGAACTACGTCGTACCGCTGCAACTCGGGGCGAAAGACCTCGCCTTCCCGCGACTCAACTCCCTCTCTTACTGGCTCTACCTCGCCTCGGGCCTCCTGCTCGGCGTCTCGTTCTTCCAGGAGGGGACGTTCTCGGGCGGCTGGACGATGTACGCCCCGCTCAACGCGCCGGTGTTCACCCCCGAAGTCGGGGCCAGCACCGCGATTCTCGCGCTCATGCTGTTCGTCGCCTCCGTCACCGTCTCCTCGGTGAACTTCCTCACGACGATGCACCGGATGCGCGCGAAAGGGCTTACCCTCCGGCGGATGCCGCTTTTCTCCTGGACCATCCTGCTCACCGTCTGGATGATGCTGTTCGCGTTCGCGGCACTGCTCGCGGCGCTCATCATCCTGCTCTCTGACCGCCTGCTCGGGACGACGTACTTCTTCGACAACCCGGCGGGGTCCGTCCTCTGGGCGCACCTGTTCTGGTTCTTCGGTCACCCCGAGGTGTACATCGTCTTCTTCCCCGCCCTCGGCGTGATGGCAGAGACGTTCCAGACGTTCACCGGCCGACGGCTGGTGGGTCGACGCTGGTTCATCGCCGCGATGGTGCTCGTCGCGATCCAGAGCTTCATGGTGTGGATGCACCACATGTTCCTCACCTCGATTAACCTCCAGATTAAGACGCTGTTCATGGCGACCACCATCGGCATCTCGCTGCCGTTCGACCTGATGGTGTTCGCGCTCATCTATACGATGATAAAGGGGAGAATACGCTTTACGACGCCCTTCCTGTTCTCGTTCGGGGCGCTGTTGCTGTTCATCATCGGCGGCATCACCGGGGTGTTCCTCGGCGCAGTCGTCCTCGACTACGAGTTCCGCGGTACCTACTGGGTGGTCGCTCACTTCCACTACGTGATGGTCGGTGGGGTGACGGCACTGTTCGGCGGCCTCTACTACTGGTTCCCCAAGATGAGTGGGCGGATGTACAACGAGTTCCTCGGAAAGGTCCACTTCGTGCTCTACTTCGTCGGGTTCAACCTGCTCTACTTCCCGATGTTCATCGCGTGGGAGACCCCCCGGCGCGTCTTCGAGTACAACGTCGCGCTCATCACCTGGCACCAGCTCGCGACGGTCGGTGGCTTCATCCTCGGAGCGTCGTTCCTCGTGATGTTCTACAACCTCACGACGAGCCTCTGGGCGGGTGAGAAGGCAGACGACAACCCGTGGACGTACGCGACGACGGCCGAATGGGCCGTTTCTTCGCCGCCACCGCTCGACAACTTCCCCGGCACGCCGAGTTACGGCTCCGGCATCCTCACCTTCGATAAGACGCCCGAGGCGACCGACGGCGGTGAGGTCACCGACGGCGGCGTCGTCGATGCCCACGACCACCACGCGAGCCACGCGAGCATCTGGCCGTTCGTCATCGGCGTCGCGGCGTTCTTTACGTTCCTCGGTCTCTCCGGGTTCCATCAGGGCGAACTCGAACCGGGCTTCGCCGGGGGCTTCTACGTTGTCGTCGGCGTCACCGGGTTCGTCCTCGGCCTCGCCGCGCTCGTGTACATGGGTTTAGAGGAGTTCCACGGCCCAGCGGAACCGATGGGCGAGCGCTGGCCCTTCGCCAACATCGAGAACACGAAACTCGGGGTCTGGATCTTCCTCGCCTCCGACGTCGTCCTGTTCGGCGCGTTCATCGGGTCGTACGTGTTCATCCGCGTCGCCTTCGGCTGGGTAGAGTGGGAACCAGTTCCCCACGACCCTATCCCGGGGCTGGTGAACACCTACCTCTTGCTCACGAGCAGTTTCAGCATCGTGCTCGCGCTCGTGGCCGCCCACAAGAAGAGTCGCCGCGGCCTGCTCGCCGCCCTTACAGCGACGTTCCTGCTCGGTATTGGCTTCCTCATCAACAAGGGTATCGAGTGGGTCGAACTGTTCCACGAGGGACTCTGGCTCTCGACGAACGTCCGAACCTCGACGTTCTTCCTGACGACGGGACTGCACGCGGCCCACGTCATCGTCGGCCTCGTCATCATCCTCTACCTGCTCGCACGCACCTGGCGGGGGGCGTACATGGGTGAAGGCCGGTCCATCGAGTACTTCGGGCTGTACTGGCACTTCGTGGACATCGTCTGGCTGTTCCTCTTCCCGCTGTTCTACATCCTGTAG
- the coxB gene encoding cytochrome c oxidase subunit II produces MNGVTAVLGIFLNGGPGGLIPGGTRANVFQQIFLVFLVLGTLVGVVVISYMLYNAYKYRDTPGRTDEAVDRPMLGELPTGGGGGRKLFLSFFLSSVIVLSLIAWTYGTLLFVEQPAAAQPNDEMVVKVTGFQFGWKFEYPNGHTTSGELRIPEDQRVRFVVTSEDVFHAFGIPGLRVKTDAIPGQETTTWGLAEEPGTYRAECFELCGTGHSAMSADIIVMERAAFDAWYANTTATNETTPANQTTTAKVIA; encoded by the coding sequence ATGAATGGGGTGACAGCGGTCCTCGGCATCTTCCTCAACGGGGGTCCCGGTGGGCTAATTCCAGGTGGTACGAGAGCCAACGTTTTCCAGCAAATCTTCCTCGTGTTTCTCGTTCTCGGGACGCTCGTTGGCGTGGTCGTCATCTCATACATGCTCTACAACGCGTACAAGTACCGCGACACGCCGGGGCGCACGGACGAGGCCGTAGACCGGCCGATGCTCGGCGAACTCCCCACCGGCGGTGGCGGCGGTCGGAAACTCTTCCTCTCGTTCTTCCTCAGTTCGGTCATCGTTCTCTCCCTCATTGCCTGGACCTACGGCACGCTCCTGTTCGTCGAACAGCCAGCGGCCGCCCAACCGAACGACGAGATGGTCGTGAAGGTCACCGGCTTCCAGTTCGGCTGGAAGTTCGAGTATCCAAACGGCCACACGACGTCGGGCGAACTCCGGATTCCAGAAGACCAGCGCGTCCGGTTCGTCGTGACATCTGAGGACGTGTTCCACGCCTTTGGCATTCCCGGTTTGCGAGTGAAAACTGACGCCATCCCCGGTCAGGAGACGACGACCTGGGGGCTCGCAGAGGAACCGGGAACCTACCGCGCTGAGTGTTTCGAGCTCTGTGGCACCGGTCATTCGGCCATGAGCGCTGACATCATCGTCATGGAGCGCGCCGCGTTCGACGCCTGGTACGCGAACACGACGGCGACCAATGAGACGACGCCCGCAAATCAGACGACGACTGCGAAGGTGATTGCATGA
- the lysW gene encoding lysine biosynthesis protein LysW: protein MAECVECGADVALHDDLEVGEIVDCTTCGAELEVVDVNPPVLEKAPELEEDWGE from the coding sequence ATGGCAGAATGTGTCGAATGTGGAGCCGACGTGGCGCTTCACGACGACTTGGAAGTGGGAGAGATCGTCGATTGTACAACCTGCGGAGCCGAACTCGAAGTAGTGGACGTAAACCCGCCAGTCCTCGAGAAGGCCCCCGAGCTGGAAGAGGACTGGGGGGAGTAA
- a CDS encoding ATP-dependent DNA helicase, whose protein sequence is MADEGYLRFFPYDAPYENQHEAMDRIYNSLAREQDVLFEGACGTGKTLSALVPALEYARETGKTVVITTNVHQQMRQFIAEARAITRKEPIRAVVFKGKRSMCHIDVGYEECQVLRDTTREYVETEQDREQLEDRQQELLEASQSGEEGAAEARSAVMDELETLGDDLADLESNVCEHYYNNLTADTSEFFSWLFADVRTPDDVYDYAEQRKLCGYELLKEGMEGVDLVVCNYHHLLDPMIREQFFRWLDRDPEDIIVAFDEAHNIEDAARKHASKTLTQNTLDQALDELEDADDPRKQPAKNVIGAFRRALENVLDDNLSYGEKKRIKENWKDVTIANDDRRDDLTLAFLQQYSGQGISQDLEQAQALGAALDQTYEDNYKNGDTTTRQECQTLQAARFIALWMEEGAKGGQHPVLSVRRNEQTNEVYARAELYTCIPQQVTRTLFEEVHASILMSATLRPFDVFEDVVGLEDPATMAYGLQFPEANRRTFAVETPALFSSERDNPETQAEIADVLRDAIRMTPGNTLVFFPSYSEAERYFGMVNGTVDAKLFRDEPGQSVEEMRKAFSSHDHAALFTSLWGTLTEGVSFDGNDARSVVVVGVPYPHLNDRMEAVQAAYDAAFSDRGRDAGWEYAVEIPTVRKTRQALGRVIRSPEDFGVRALVDKRYTEAARRDMGKYSVRGTFPPEERSEMLDIAPDKLKFAMLNFYGDMDAWGPDGPPAP, encoded by the coding sequence GTGGCAGACGAAGGGTACCTGCGGTTCTTCCCGTACGACGCGCCCTACGAGAACCAGCACGAGGCGATGGACCGCATCTACAACTCGCTCGCCCGCGAGCAGGACGTCCTCTTCGAGGGGGCCTGCGGGACTGGCAAGACCCTCTCTGCGCTCGTCCCTGCTCTCGAATACGCCCGCGAAACGGGCAAAACCGTCGTCATCACGACCAACGTCCACCAGCAGATGCGTCAGTTCATCGCCGAGGCGCGGGCGATTACGCGCAAAGAACCGATTCGCGCCGTCGTGTTCAAGGGCAAACGCTCGATGTGCCACATCGACGTGGGCTACGAGGAGTGTCAGGTGCTTCGGGACACCACCCGCGAGTACGTCGAAACCGAGCAGGACAGAGAGCAGTTAGAGGACCGCCAGCAGGAACTGCTCGAAGCCAGCCAGTCGGGCGAGGAAGGGGCCGCAGAAGCGAGAAGCGCCGTCATGGACGAACTCGAAACCCTCGGCGACGACCTCGCAGACCTCGAATCGAACGTCTGTGAACACTACTACAACAACCTCACCGCGGACACGAGCGAGTTCTTCTCGTGGCTGTTCGCGGACGTGCGCACCCCGGACGACGTGTACGACTACGCAGAGCAGCGAAAGCTGTGTGGCTACGAACTTCTGAAGGAGGGAATGGAGGGCGTCGACCTCGTCGTCTGTAACTACCACCACCTGCTTGACCCGATGATTCGCGAGCAGTTTTTCCGGTGGTTAGACCGCGACCCCGAGGACATCATCGTCGCCTTCGACGAGGCGCACAACATCGAGGACGCCGCCCGCAAACACGCCTCGAAGACGCTCACCCAGAACACGCTCGACCAGGCGCTCGACGAACTCGAAGACGCAGACGACCCGCGCAAGCAACCGGCGAAGAACGTCATCGGAGCGTTCCGCCGGGCGCTCGAAAACGTCCTCGACGACAACCTCAGCTACGGTGAGAAAAAACGCATCAAAGAGAACTGGAAAGACGTCACCATCGCCAACGACGACAGGCGCGACGATCTGACGCTCGCGTTCCTCCAGCAGTATTCCGGACAGGGCATCTCACAGGACCTAGAGCAGGCACAGGCGCTCGGGGCCGCGCTGGACCAGACGTACGAGGACAACTACAAGAACGGCGACACCACCACGCGACAGGAGTGTCAGACCCTGCAGGCCGCCCGCTTCATCGCCCTCTGGATGGAGGAAGGCGCGAAAGGCGGCCAGCATCCGGTCCTTTCGGTGCGGCGCAACGAACAGACAAACGAGGTGTACGCCCGCGCCGAACTCTACACCTGCATCCCCCAGCAGGTCACCCGGACGCTGTTCGAAGAGGTTCACGCGAGCATCCTGATGAGCGCGACTCTGCGCCCGTTCGACGTGTTCGAGGACGTGGTCGGCCTCGAAGACCCGGCGACGATGGCCTACGGCCTCCAGTTCCCCGAAGCGAACCGCCGCACGTTCGCCGTGGAGACGCCCGCACTGTTTTCGAGCGAGCGCGACAACCCCGAAACGCAGGCCGAGATTGCAGACGTGCTCAGAGACGCGATTCGGATGACGCCCGGCAACACGCTCGTCTTCTTCCCGAGTTATTCGGAGGCCGAACGCTACTTCGGGATGGTGAACGGAACGGTGGACGCGAAACTGTTCCGCGACGAGCCTGGCCAGTCGGTCGAAGAGATGCGAAAGGCGTTCTCGAGTCACGACCACGCCGCCCTCTTTACCTCGCTCTGGGGAACCTTGACCGAGGGAGTGAGCTTCGACGGCAACGACGCCCGCTCTGTCGTCGTCGTCGGCGTCCCGTACCCGCACCTGAACGACCGGATGGAGGCGGTGCAGGCGGCCTACGACGCCGCCTTCTCCGACCGTGGCCGCGACGCTGGCTGGGAGTACGCCGTCGAGATTCCGACAGTCAGAAAGACCCGGCAGGCGCTCGGGCGCGTGATTCGGTCGCCCGAAGACTTCGGAGTGCGGGCGCTCGTGGATAAACGCTACACGGAGGCCGCCCGCCGCGACATGGGCAAGTACAGCGTGCGGGGGACGTTCCCGCCAGAAGAGCGCAGCGAGATGCTTGACATCGCGCCGGACAAACTCAAGTTCGCGATGCTCAACTTCTACGGAGACATGGACGCCTGGGGGCCGGACGGCCCGCCCGCACCCTAG
- the lysX gene encoding lysine biosynthesis protein LysX, with the protein MNVGILYSRIRKDEKLLLAELRDRGHDVTKIDVRKVQFGLDEAPAIFDDVDIVLDRCLATSRSKYATQYVAAYGIPVVNSPETAEVCADKAKNSLALAQAGVPTPATDVAFTKEAAMASIEQFGYPCVLKPVVGSWGRLMAKIDSRDAAEAILEHKATLGHYEHKVFYIQEFVDKPGRDIRVLATDGEPVAAMVRSSEHWLTNAAKGAKTESFELDDEAKELVKKASDAVGGGLLGIDLMETGAGYTVHEVNHTVEFKALTDATDVDVPAAVVDWLESKVKVEVPA; encoded by the coding sequence ATGAACGTCGGCATCCTCTACTCGCGCATCCGCAAGGACGAGAAACTCCTGCTCGCGGAACTGCGCGACCGCGGTCACGACGTGACGAAAATCGACGTCCGCAAGGTGCAGTTTGGCCTCGACGAGGCCCCCGCCATCTTCGACGACGTGGACATCGTGCTCGACCGCTGTCTCGCGACCAGCCGGAGCAAGTACGCGACCCAGTACGTCGCCGCCTACGGCATTCCGGTCGTGAACAGCCCGGAGACCGCCGAGGTCTGTGCGGACAAGGCGAAAAACAGCCTCGCACTCGCACAGGCGGGCGTGCCGACGCCCGCGACGGACGTGGCGTTCACCAAGGAGGCCGCGATGGCGTCCATCGAGCAGTTCGGTTACCCGTGCGTCCTCAAACCCGTCGTTGGGTCGTGGGGCCGTCTGATGGCCAAAATCGACTCGCGGGACGCCGCCGAAGCTATCTTAGAACACAAGGCGACGCTCGGGCACTACGAGCACAAGGTGTTCTACATCCAGGAGTTCGTGGACAAACCGGGTCGCGACATCCGCGTGCTCGCGACCGATGGCGAACCCGTCGCCGCGATGGTCCGCAGTTCAGAGCACTGGCTGACCAACGCCGCGAAAGGGGCGAAGACGGAATCGTTCGAACTCGACGACGAGGCCAAAGAACTCGTGAAGAAGGCCAGCGACGCCGTCGGCGGCGGACTACTCGGTATCGACCTCATGGAAACGGGAGCCGGATACACGGTCCACGAGGTCAACCACACCGTCGAATTCAAGGCACTTACTGACGCCACCGACGTGGACGTGCCCGCGGCCGTCGTCGATTGGCTCGAATCCAAAGTGAAGGTCGAGGTTCCCGCCTGA
- the argH gene encoding argininosuccinate lyase has product MVEEFADGDVVRRERFSGGPARGFLSSMDADARIFTADLEVDRAHVLMLAEQGIIDETEAGQILQALNVVEVEGFAALPDGEDIHAAIETAVINQIGPVGGKMHTARSRNDEVAACIRHRFRADLLDAAEATLAFREVLVEVAEKHATTLMPGFTHLQPAQPTTVGHYLLSYEQALSRDTARLMDAYSRVNQSPLGGAAFAGTPFDIDRERTAELLGFDGVLENSMDASSTRDFLVEGVSALANLATTLSGLAEDIVVFANKGYVELSDDYSSTSSIMPQKKNPDTLELVRSTAGNASAGLNGLLTTLKGLPRAYNRDLQNATPHAWAAADAVLEATNVAAGAVATATWQEETLAAEAGAGFSTATGVADLLAMSGVPFRTAHEVVATAAEEGQDYETIAAAAEDLLGAPLTDYVSKEAVEGALDPAQSVESRDSQGGPAVKAVTSQLETATDELESDGECVAFHRENLQESHDVLHDEVSQYA; this is encoded by the coding sequence ATGGTAGAGGAGTTCGCAGACGGTGACGTCGTTCGGCGGGAACGCTTCAGCGGCGGCCCCGCCCGCGGATTCCTCTCCTCGATGGACGCAGACGCTCGCATCTTCACCGCCGACCTCGAAGTCGACCGCGCCCACGTCCTGATGCTCGCAGAGCAGGGCATCATCGACGAGACGGAGGCGGGCCAGATTCTGCAGGCGTTGAACGTCGTCGAAGTGGAGGGCTTCGCGGCCCTGCCCGACGGCGAGGACATCCACGCCGCCATCGAGACGGCAGTCATCAACCAAATCGGTCCCGTCGGCGGGAAGATGCACACCGCACGCAGTCGCAACGACGAGGTAGCGGCGTGCATCCGCCACCGCTTCCGCGCGGACCTGCTCGATGCCGCCGAGGCGACGCTCGCGTTCCGCGAGGTGCTCGTGGAGGTGGCCGAGAAACACGCAACGACGCTCATGCCCGGATTCACGCACCTCCAGCCCGCCCAGCCGACGACGGTTGGTCACTACCTGCTCAGCTACGAGCAGGCGCTGTCACGGGATACAGCGCGTCTCATGGACGCCTACTCGCGTGTAAACCAGTCGCCCCTCGGCGGGGCGGCCTTTGCGGGCACTCCGTTCGACATCGACCGCGAGCGCACCGCGGAACTGCTCGGGTTCGACGGCGTCCTCGAAAACTCGATGGACGCCAGTTCCACGCGGGATTTCCTCGTGGAGGGCGTGAGCGCCCTCGCGAACCTCGCGACGACGCTCTCGGGACTCGCAGAAGACATCGTCGTCTTCGCGAACAAGGGGTACGTCGAACTGTCTGACGACTACTCTTCGACGTCCTCCATCATGCCCCAGAAGAAGAACCCCGACACGCTCGAACTCGTCCGCTCGACGGCGGGCAACGCGAGCGCGGGCCTGAACGGGCTGCTCACGACGCTCAAGGGACTGCCCCGGGCGTACAACCGCGACTTACAGAACGCGACGCCCCACGCCTGGGCCGCCGCGGACGCCGTGCTCGAAGCGACGAACGTCGCCGCGGGCGCGGTGGCGACGGCGACGTGGCAAGAGGAAACACTTGCTGCTGAGGCGGGGGCCGGGTTCTCCACGGCGACCGGCGTCGCGGACCTGCTCGCGATGTCCGGCGTCCCCTTCCGCACGGCCCACGAGGTCGTGGCGACCGCCGCGGAGGAGGGCCAGGACTACGAGACGATCGCGGCGGCCGCCGAGGACCTGCTCGGCGCGCCCCTCACGGACTATGTCTCCAAAGAAGCCGTCGAGGGGGCACTCGACCCCGCACAGAGCGTCGAGAGCCGTGATTCGCAGGGTGGGCCTGCCGTGAAGGCGGTCACTTCCCAACTCGAGACGGCCACTGACGAACTCGAATCAGACGGCGAGTGCGTAGCGTTCCACCGCGAGAACCTCCAGGAGAGCCACGACGTACTCCACGACGAGGTGAGCCAGTATGCTTGA
- a CDS encoding cytochrome C oxidase subunit IV family protein yields the protein MTSTKLYAAIYVVLFVMATAQVLIEFAGLAYWTAFAVIIVLSFVKALFVAGYYQHLLTEPRAVTVVVLIGLLAALALTLAASYSIT from the coding sequence ATGACCTCAACAAAACTCTACGCAGCGATTTACGTCGTCCTCTTCGTGATGGCGACGGCACAGGTGTTAATCGAATTCGCCGGCCTCGCCTACTGGACGGCGTTCGCGGTCATCATCGTCCTCTCGTTCGTGAAGGCGCTGTTCGTCGCGGGCTACTACCAGCACCTGTTGACCGAACCGCGGGCCGTGACCGTGGTCGTGCTCATCGGGTTGCTTGCCGCGCTCGCGCTGACGCTCGCGGCGTCGTACTCGATTACATGA
- a CDS encoding argininosuccinate synthase — protein MTTESTKVALAFSGGLDTTVCVPLLEEEYGYDEVVGITVDVGQPAEEFAEAEETAEALDLEHYVIDAKAEFANLCLDSVKANADYQGYPLGTALARPIIAEAILEKALDVGCTGIAHGCTGKGNDQLRFEAVWRESDLEVIAPVRELGLTREWEIEYAAEKNLPVEGGNEGAWSIDTNLWSRSVEGDDLEDPAYIPPEDIYEWTTAPTGETELVEIEFENGYPVAIDDEEMDAVSVIEYLNEFAGKFGIGRTDMMEDRMLGLKVRENYEHPAATVLLNAHEGLEQLVLTKEERSFKQQIDAQWSEKAYEGLVNAPLVKALEGFIDTTQERVTGTVTVKFQGGQARVVARESEYAVYSESAASFNTETVDGITQADATGVAKYHGFQSRLANSILAEAKQEAPTPMADGGEDQ, from the coding sequence ATGACAACAGAATCCACCAAAGTCGCCCTCGCCTTCTCCGGCGGGCTCGACACGACCGTTTGCGTCCCACTGCTCGAAGAAGAATACGGCTACGACGAAGTCGTCGGCATCACCGTCGACGTCGGCCAGCCAGCAGAAGAGTTCGCGGAAGCCGAAGAGACCGCAGAAGCCCTCGACTTAGAACACTACGTCATCGACGCGAAAGCCGAGTTCGCGAACCTCTGTCTCGACTCCGTGAAGGCCAACGCCGACTACCAGGGCTACCCGCTCGGCACGGCGCTCGCCCGCCCGATCATCGCCGAAGCCATCCTCGAAAAGGCCCTCGACGTCGGCTGTACCGGCATCGCCCACGGCTGTACGGGCAAGGGCAACGACCAACTGCGCTTCGAGGCCGTCTGGCGCGAATCAGACCTCGAAGTCATCGCCCCCGTCCGCGAACTCGGCCTCACCCGCGAGTGGGAAATCGAGTACGCAGCGGAGAAGAACCTCCCCGTAGAGGGCGGCAACGAGGGCGCGTGGAGTATCGACACGAACCTCTGGAGTCGCTCCGTCGAGGGCGACGACTTAGAGGACCCCGCCTACATCCCACCCGAGGACATCTACGAGTGGACCACTGCGCCCACTGGCGAGACAGAACTCGTCGAAATCGAATTCGAGAACGGCTATCCCGTCGCCATCGACGACGAGGAGATGGACGCCGTCTCCGTCATCGAGTACCTGAACGAGTTCGCCGGGAAGTTCGGCATCGGCCGCACCGACATGATGGAAGACCGCATGCTCGGCCTGAAAGTGCGCGAGAACTACGAGCACCCCGCCGCGACGGTGCTGCTCAACGCCCACGAGGGCTTAGAGCAACTCGTCCTCACCAAAGAGGAACGCTCGTTCAAGCAGCAAATCGACGCCCAGTGGTCCGAGAAGGCCTACGAGGGCCTCGTGAACGCTCCGCTCGTGAAGGCGCTCGAAGGCTTCATCGACACGACCCAGGAGCGCGTCACCGGCACGGTGACGGTGAAGTTCCAGGGCGGACAGGCCCGCGTCGTCGCGCGCGAGAGCGAGTACGCGGTGTACTCTGAGTCGGCCGCCTCGTTCAACACCGAGACGGTCGACGGCATCACGCAGGCCGATGCGACGGGCGTCGCGAAGTACCACGGCTTCCAGTCGCGCCTCGCGAACTCGATTCTCGCGGAGGCTAAGCAGGAAGCACCCACCCCGATGGCGGACGGCGGCGAGGACCAGTGA
- a CDS encoding 2'-5' RNA ligase family protein: MYSLNVPVPGEVSRLAADLFPQLVGFDRVRERHTLLVKRLGDEDFYTLESRLRQALAGAPAFEARVTGIDSFEQPPRGPGPVVYLAIESPGLVELHKRLAATFEPVAGLEGDDYTPHITLGRGGSLDVDIDPITWTVSQLELFDAKHREVASRIRLPA, translated from the coding sequence GTGTACAGCCTGAACGTTCCAGTTCCCGGTGAGGTTTCGCGCCTCGCCGCGGACCTCTTTCCACAGCTCGTGGGCTTCGACCGGGTCCGCGAGCGCCACACACTGCTCGTCAAACGGCTGGGTGACGAAGACTTCTACACGCTCGAATCGCGTCTTCGGCAGGCGCTCGCCGGCGCACCCGCCTTCGAGGCGCGGGTGACGGGCATCGATTCCTTCGAGCAACCGCCTCGCGGCCCAGGGCCGGTCGTCTACCTCGCCATCGAGAGCCCCGGCCTCGTCGAACTCCACAAGCGCCTCGCCGCGACCTTCGAACCGGTCGCCGGCCTCGAAGGCGACGACTACACTCCACACATCACGCTCGGGCGAGGCGGGTCGCTCGACGTCGACATCGACCCGATAACGTGGACCGTCTCGCAGTTGGAACTGTTCGACGCGAAACACCGCGAGGTCGCGAGCAGGATTCGGCTTCCGGCCTAG
- a CDS encoding DUF6789 family protein, whose amino-acid sequence MADNDTQYVPELSDDLSETDFDRLTGVITDGFIGAIGGLVGTAVMTVVLVVAASLGAFEINQFALFASLFGADFLLPNNPTAIGYGAFLIGGMVFWPLMLASLGAYLPGEKYATKGLSFGFVLWTGFAPAFYTGFGGLALALYLLLTLIGHFAYGFTLGSVFDYFSTRPSTLV is encoded by the coding sequence ATGGCTGACAATGACACTCAATATGTTCCGGAGCTATCGGACGACCTCTCGGAGACTGACTTCGACCGGTTGACCGGTGTTATTACGGACGGGTTCATCGGTGCCATCGGCGGACTGGTCGGGACTGCCGTGATGACGGTGGTGCTGGTCGTGGCCGCGAGCCTCGGCGCGTTCGAAATCAACCAGTTCGCCTTGTTCGCTTCGCTGTTCGGCGCGGACTTCCTGCTCCCGAACAATCCGACCGCAATCGGGTACGGGGCGTTCCTCATCGGCGGGATGGTGTTCTGGCCGCTGATGCTCGCCTCGCTCGGCGCGTATCTGCCCGGCGAGAAGTACGCGACGAAGGGCCTCTCCTTTGGTTTCGTCCTCTGGACGGGCTTCGCGCCAGCGTTCTACACTGGCTTTGGCGGCCTCGCGCTCGCGCTCTACCTCCTGTTGACGCTCATTGGCCACTTCGCCTACGGATTCACGCTCGGGTCGGTGTTCGACTACTTCTCGACCCGGCCAAGCACGCTCGTCTGA